The following proteins are encoded in a genomic region of Populus nigra chromosome 16, ddPopNigr1.1, whole genome shotgun sequence:
- the LOC133675323 gene encoding probable inactive receptor kinase At1g48480, with protein sequence METITLLLFLLLISLPHSKPDLSPDHSALLSLRSAVHGRTLLWNVSLQSPCSWTGVKCEQNRVTVLRLPGFALTGEIPLGIFSNLTQLRTLSLRLNALTGNLPQDLANCKSLRNLYLQGNLFSGEIPDFLFRLKDLVRLNLAENNFTGEISPGFDNFTRLRTLFLEDNSLTGSLPDLKLEKLKQFNVSDNLLNGSIPDTFKGFGPSSFGGTSLCGKPLPDCKDSGGAIVVPTTPNGGGQGKRKKLSGGAIAGIVIGSLVGLLLIVMILMFLCRKKSSNKSRSIDIASIKQQEMEIQGDKPIVEAENGGGYGNGYSVAAAAAAAMVGNGKGGDLNSGGAQKLVFFGKAPRVFDLEDLLRASAEVLGKGTFGTAYKAVLEMGTVVAVKRLRDVTISEIEFREKIETVGAMDHENLVPLRAYYYSRDEKLLVYDYMSMGSLSALLHGNKGAGRTPLTWEIRSGIALAAARGIEYLHSQGPNVSHGNIKSSNILLTQSYDARVSDFGLAHLVGPPATPNRVAGYRAPEVTDPRKVSQKADVYSFGVLLLELLTGKAPAHALLNEEGVDLPRWVQSIVREEWTSEVFDLELLRYQNVEEEMVQLLQLGIDCAAQYPDNRPSMSAVTRRIEELCQSSLREHHGPQPEPSNDADDNSSR encoded by the exons ATGGAGACCATAACTCTCCTCCTTTTTCTGTTACTAATCTCTTTACCTCATTCGAAACCAGATCTCTCACCCGACCATTCAGCCCTCCTCAGCCTCCGGTCTGCCGTGCACGGGCGGACACTCCTCTGGAACGTTTCGCTGCAGAGCCCTTGTTCATGGACTGGTGTCAAATGTGAACAAAATCGTGTCACGGTTCTCCGGCTTCCTGGTTTTGCACTCACTGGAGAAATCCCACTTGGAATCTTCTCAAACTTGACACAATTACGCACTTTGAGTCTTAGGCTTAATGCACTTACTGGAAACCTTCCTCAAGATCTTGCTAACTGTAAAAGTTTAAGGAATCTTTATTTACAAGGGAATCTTTTCTCTGGAGAGATTCCTGATTTCCTGTTTAGGTTGAAAGATCTTGTGAGGTTGAACCTTGCTGAGAATAATTTCACCGGTGAGATTTCACCCGGATTTGACAATTTCACGAGGCTGCGGACTTTGTTTTTGGAGGATAATTCGTTAACCGGGTCATTGCCAGATTTGAAGCTGGAGAAGCTAAAGCAGTTTAATGTAAGTGATAATTTGTTAAATGGGTCTATACCTGATACATTTAAGGGTTTTGGACCTAGTTCTTTTGGGGGTACTTCTTTATGTGGGAAGCCTCTTCCTGATTGTAAAGATAGCGGGGGGGCTATTGTGGTGCCTACTACACCAAATGGTGGTGGACAAGGTAAGAGGAAGAAGTTGTCTGGAGGTGCAATTGCAGGTATTGTGATTGGGTCTTTAGTGGGGTTACTGCTGAttgttatgattttgatgtttttgtgtaGAAAGAAGAGTAGTAATAAGTCAAGATCGATTGACATTGCATCGATTAAACAACAAGAGATGGAGATTCAAGGGGATAAGCCAATTGTCGAGGCGGAAAATGGTGGAGGGTATGGAAATGGGTATTCTGTGGCCGCGGCGGCGGCGGCTGCAATGGTGGGTAATGGTAAAGGTGGGGACTTGAATAGTGGTGGTGCCCAAAAGTTGGTGTTTTTCGGCAAGGCACCAAGGGTGTTTGATTTAGAAGATTTGTTGAGAGCCTCTGCAGAGGTTTTGGGGAAAGGTACGTTTGGGACGGCGTACAAGGCAGTTTTGGAGATGGGAACTGTGGTGGCTGTGAAGAGGTTGAGGGATGTGACAATTTCTGAGATAGAATTTAGGGAGAAGATCGAGACTGTGGGTGCTATGGATCATGAGAATTTGGTCCCATTGAGAGCTTACTATTATAGCAGAGATGAGAAACTTCTTGTTTATGATTACATGTCAATGGGAAGCTTGTCTGCGCTTTTGCATG GAAACAAGGGAGCTGGTAGGACTCCATTGACCTGGGAAATCAGGTCTGGCATTGCCCTTGCAGCTGCCCGTGGCATTGAATACCTACATTCTCAAGGTCCCAATGTTTCCCACGGAAACATCAAGTCATCTAATATCCTTCTTACTCAATCATATGATGCCCGGGTATCTGATTTTGGGCTTGCCCACCTTGTTGGTCCTCCAGCAACTCCTAACCGAGTTGCTGGTTACCGAGCACCTGAGGTAACTGACCCTCGCAAGGTTTCCCAGAAGGCTGATGTATATAGCTTTGGTGTGTTGCTGTTGGAGCTGCTGACCGGGAAGGCCCCCGCCCATGCCCTTTTGAATGAGGAGGGCGTGGACCTTCCCAGATGGGTTCAGTCTATAGTTCGTGAGGAATGGACTTCAGAGGTATTTGATCTTGAGCTCCTCAGATACCAGAATGTTGAGGAAGAGATGGTTCAGCTCTTGCAGCTTGGAATAGATTGTGCCGCCCAATACCCTGACAATCGCCCATCAATGTCCGCAGTAACAAGGAGGATCGAGGAGCTATGTCAGTCTAGCCTGCGGGAACATCACGGCCCACAGCCTGAACCAAGCAATGATGCAGATGATAACTCATCTCGATGA